A genomic window from Micromonospora violae includes:
- a CDS encoding ribonuclease domain-containing protein, giving the protein MSTLVSPLATLGAIRRRTTSLVLLLAMVAAALVGPSVVAPRLTDPASAAVYSSCTMSRCADARTARSGWSAKGFPTSRGWYSWSGGKSNFAGGQFYNYEGQLPTNATYHEYDVYPRTQGAARDAYRIVVNRSTGVTWFSPNHYTDFYRL; this is encoded by the coding sequence GTGTCCACCCTCGTGTCCCCGCTGGCCACGCTCGGCGCGATCCGCCGGCGTACCACCAGCCTCGTTCTGCTCCTCGCCATGGTCGCCGCCGCGCTGGTCGGCCCGTCCGTGGTCGCCCCCCGGTTGACCGACCCGGCCTCGGCGGCGGTCTACAGCTCCTGCACCATGAGCCGCTGCGCGGACGCCCGTACTGCCCGCTCGGGCTGGTCCGCCAAGGGTTTCCCGACCAGTCGCGGCTGGTACTCCTGGAGCGGTGGGAAGTCAAACTTCGCCGGCGGCCAGTTCTACAACTACGAGGGTCAACTGCCCACCAACGCCACCTACCACGAGTACGACGTCTACCCGCGTACCCAGGGCGCCGCCCGGGACGCGTACCGGATCGTGGTGAACCGCAGCACCGGCGTGACCTGGTTCTCGCCCAACCACTACACCGACTTCTACCGGCTCTGA
- a CDS encoding winged helix-turn-helix domain-containing protein, whose translation MPQTPDYIRISDEIIGDLRSGKVKPGDKLPSIADMSDRFDVSSSTIQMVYVRLEALRVIRRHQGKGIFVTDPKTWMREPR comes from the coding sequence ATGCCACAGACACCGGACTACATCCGGATCTCGGACGAGATCATCGGGGACCTGCGCAGCGGGAAGGTCAAGCCGGGGGACAAGCTGCCCTCGATCGCTGACATGTCTGATCGCTTCGACGTCAGTTCATCAACCATCCAAATGGTCTACGTCCGTCTGGAAGCGTTGCGGGTGATCCGGAGGCATCAGGGCAAGGGCATCTTCGTGACCGACCCGAAGACCTGGATGCGGGAGCCACGGTAG
- a CDS encoding DivIVA domain-containing protein, whose protein sequence is MAQVYRGGQPYPAGYPGRLTPHEVRTRAFAACRRGVDPDEVREFQARVSDELAMLNETVRLLSQENDRIKRALRDWQTMHARECTSAPEQGRNSGHW, encoded by the coding sequence GTGGCTCAGGTGTATCGAGGTGGCCAGCCCTACCCCGCCGGCTACCCAGGTCGGTTGACGCCGCACGAGGTGCGGACCCGCGCGTTCGCCGCGTGCCGGCGCGGCGTCGACCCCGATGAGGTACGCGAGTTCCAGGCCCGGGTGTCAGATGAGCTGGCCATGCTCAACGAGACGGTACGGCTGCTCAGCCAGGAGAACGACCGGATCAAGCGGGCGCTGCGCGACTGGCAGACCATGCACGCGCGGGAGTGCACGTCGGCCCCGGAGCAGGGCCGCAACTCCGGCCACTGGTGA
- a CDS encoding carboxymuconolactone decarboxylase family protein, translated as MSFLRQAERSADTERIFDTDTKAMGYLPNYTRLFAHNPAAYLAWQQLNGAVKDGMELRRYELVTLAAARALKSSYCGLAHGKVLRDKFFDAATVAAIASDHGSAGLSAQEVAVVNFAGKVAADANSVTEADVTGLRAHGLDDTDVFRVILAVGARCFFSTVLSAAGAEPDPQYQESLDADLRQALSFGG; from the coding sequence ATGAGTTTCCTACGGCAGGCAGAGCGGTCCGCGGACACTGAGCGGATCTTCGACACCGACACGAAGGCGATGGGCTACCTGCCCAACTACACCAGGTTGTTCGCCCACAACCCGGCGGCGTATCTGGCATGGCAGCAGCTCAACGGTGCGGTGAAGGACGGGATGGAGTTGCGCCGCTATGAGTTGGTGACCCTCGCCGCGGCCCGGGCCCTGAAATCCTCCTACTGCGGTCTGGCACATGGAAAGGTCCTGCGCGACAAGTTCTTCGACGCGGCGACTGTCGCCGCCATCGCGTCGGACCACGGCAGCGCCGGTCTCTCCGCGCAGGAGGTCGCAGTCGTCAACTTCGCCGGAAAGGTCGCGGCCGATGCGAACTCCGTCACCGAGGCCGATGTAACGGGCCTGCGTGCTCACGGCCTCGATGACACGGATGTCTTCCGCGTCATCCTCGCCGTTGGCGCGAGATGCTTCTTCAGCACCGTCCTCAGCGCGGCCGGGGCTGAGCCCGATCCGCAGTACCAGGAGAGCCTGGACGCGGATCTGCGGCAGGCGCTGAGCTTCGGCGGTTAG
- a CDS encoding restriction endonuclease — translation MAGGGRSANAWMFAVAAVVGLVLLRAVIDFVRQHPYWTALLVSLVVAGAVAVFVVVSKQRARERADQAQRDRLIAVTDAMSGPEFEQWFARLLVASGFRDVTVCGGPGDRGADVVALAPDGRRVVVQCKRQSADNRVGSAAIQRFAGTCRVIHGGEICILVTNSFFTAGDGIQIARQLNITLIDRHALEMWAWTGRPPVDAV, via the coding sequence GTGGCTGGCGGCGGCAGGTCGGCCAACGCCTGGATGTTCGCGGTGGCTGCCGTCGTCGGCCTTGTGCTCCTGCGCGCGGTCATCGACTTCGTGCGACAGCATCCATACTGGACCGCGCTCCTGGTGAGCCTCGTCGTCGCGGGGGCGGTCGCGGTGTTTGTCGTGGTGTCGAAGCAGCGCGCCCGCGAGCGGGCCGATCAGGCCCAGCGGGACCGGCTGATCGCGGTGACCGACGCGATGAGCGGCCCCGAGTTCGAGCAGTGGTTCGCCCGGCTCCTGGTCGCCTCCGGGTTTCGCGATGTGACGGTGTGTGGCGGCCCCGGTGACCGGGGAGCCGACGTCGTGGCGTTGGCTCCCGACGGCCGACGCGTCGTGGTGCAGTGCAAGCGCCAGAGCGCCGACAACCGCGTGGGCAGCGCCGCGATCCAGCGGTTCGCCGGCACCTGCCGGGTGATCCATGGCGGTGAGATCTGCATCCTCGTGACGAACAGCTTCTTCACTGCGGGCGATGGCATCCAGATCGCCCGGCAGCTCAACATCACGCTCATCGACCGGCACGCATTGGAAATGTGGGCCTGGACGGGAAGACCTCCGGTTGACGCAGTTTGA
- a CDS encoding ABC transporter permease, which translates to MTTLTGTTRLARLVLRRDRIRLAIWILGTPLLGYALAGSVAGIYPDQEARLGYAVTSASSLVARAFNGPIHGTDLGAVVVAETYVTLALIVALLSTFAVTRHTRQNEETGRAELLGASVVGRYAPLTAALLVIVAANALAAVMLAVALVGAGLPLAGSVAAAAAIGGVGVAFTAIAAVTAQLSVTARGANALAAATVGLSFVLRAAGDVLGEQSADGTRVQSAWPSWISPLGWGNQVRAFDGERWLVLALPVALLLAGVVAAYALAERRDQGAGLIAPRRGPSTGAPRLLNPAGLAWRMQRGTLLGWAVGVAVLGFSMGIAGDEFNDMIGANPAAAEAINAMGGGADLINAYLAAMLGLFALTIGAYVVQALLRVRGDEADGVLEAALATAVSRTRWLGTQVLAATLGAVALLLLAGVSTGLGYGIVTGDPLGQAVELGGAALLRLPALLVVAGVVTALFGLLPRWSVVLSWTALLVFLLLGQLGAVLELPQAALNVSPYTHVPSVPAVDPAALPLLVLAAVAAALLAVGVAAFRHRDVPS; encoded by the coding sequence GTGACCACCCTCACCGGCACGACCCGGCTGGCCCGGCTCGTCCTGCGCCGCGACCGGATCCGCCTGGCCATCTGGATCCTCGGCACGCCCCTGCTCGGCTACGCCCTGGCCGGCAGCGTCGCCGGCATCTACCCGGACCAGGAGGCCCGGTTGGGCTACGCCGTCACCTCGGCGTCCAGCCTGGTCGCCCGTGCCTTCAACGGCCCCATCCACGGCACCGACCTCGGTGCCGTGGTGGTCGCCGAGACGTACGTGACGTTGGCCCTGATCGTCGCGCTGCTGAGCACCTTCGCGGTGACCCGGCACACCCGCCAGAACGAGGAGACCGGTCGCGCCGAACTGCTCGGTGCCTCCGTCGTCGGCCGGTACGCGCCGCTGACCGCCGCGCTGCTCGTCATCGTCGCGGCGAACGCCCTGGCCGCCGTAATGCTCGCGGTCGCGCTGGTCGGCGCCGGTCTGCCGCTCGCCGGGTCCGTCGCGGCAGCGGCCGCGATCGGCGGTGTCGGGGTCGCCTTCACCGCGATCGCCGCGGTCACCGCCCAGCTCTCCGTCACCGCACGCGGCGCCAACGCCCTCGCCGCCGCCACGGTCGGGCTCTCCTTCGTACTGCGCGCCGCCGGCGACGTGCTCGGCGAGCAGAGCGCCGACGGCACCCGGGTGCAGAGCGCCTGGCCGTCGTGGATCTCCCCGCTCGGGTGGGGCAACCAGGTACGAGCCTTCGACGGTGAACGCTGGTTGGTGCTCGCCCTGCCCGTCGCGCTGCTGCTCGCCGGAGTGGTGGCGGCGTACGCCCTCGCCGAGCGACGCGACCAGGGCGCCGGGCTGATCGCCCCCCGCCGCGGCCCCTCGACCGGCGCGCCACGGCTGCTCAACCCCGCCGGTCTGGCCTGGCGGATGCAGCGCGGCACGCTACTCGGCTGGGCGGTCGGGGTGGCCGTACTCGGCTTCTCCATGGGTATCGCCGGCGACGAGTTCAACGACATGATCGGCGCGAATCCGGCCGCCGCCGAAGCGATCAACGCGATGGGTGGCGGAGCCGACCTGATCAACGCGTACCTGGCCGCGATGCTCGGCCTCTTCGCCCTGACCATCGGCGCGTACGTGGTGCAGGCCCTGCTCCGGGTACGCGGCGACGAAGCCGACGGGGTGCTGGAGGCCGCCCTGGCCACGGCGGTCAGCCGCACCCGCTGGCTCGGCACCCAGGTGCTCGCCGCGACGCTCGGCGCGGTCGCCCTGCTGCTGCTCGCCGGCGTGAGCACCGGCCTCGGCTACGGCATCGTCACCGGCGACCCGCTCGGCCAGGCCGTCGAGCTGGGTGGTGCCGCGCTGCTGCGCCTGCCCGCCCTGCTCGTCGTCGCCGGGGTGGTCACCGCGCTCTTCGGGCTGCTGCCCCGCTGGTCGGTCGTGCTGTCCTGGACGGCGCTGCTGGTCTTCCTGCTCCTCGGGCAACTCGGCGCGGTGCTGGAGCTGCCGCAGGCCGCGCTCAACGTCTCGCCGTACACCCATGTGCCGTCCGTGCCCGCGGTCGACCCGGCAGCGCTTCCCCTGCTGGTGCTGGCGGCGGTGGCCGCGGCGCTGCTCGCCGTCGGCGTGGCAGCCTTCCGCCACCGCGACGTCCCGTCCTGA
- a CDS encoding ABC transporter ATP-binding protein yields MPVISIGNLVKTFGAIRALDGLDLHVEQGEVHGFLGPNGSGKSTTIRILLGLLRRDSGDAQVLGADPWRDAVRLHRRLAYVPGDVNLWPNLTGGEAIDLLGQLRGGLDRRRRDELLHRFDLDPTRRCRTYSKGNRQKVAIVAAFSSPVELYVLDEPTSGLDPLMEAVFQDEVRRVKHAGATVLLSSHVLAEVEALCDRVSIIREGRTVESGTLTELRHLTRTAVTVETTRPVTGLDTLPGVHDVHEVNGRTHLEVEPAHLDELLGQLIRFGVRALTSTPPTLEQLFLRHYGDDPAAAAPGTPAAAAAGAPAADASHADAPQGGAR; encoded by the coding sequence ATGCCCGTCATCTCGATCGGCAATCTGGTCAAGACGTTCGGCGCCATCCGGGCACTCGACGGGCTGGACCTGCACGTCGAGCAGGGAGAGGTGCACGGCTTCCTCGGGCCCAACGGCTCCGGAAAGTCCACCACCATCCGGATTCTGCTCGGGCTCCTCCGCCGCGACTCCGGCGACGCCCAGGTGCTCGGCGCTGACCCGTGGCGCGACGCGGTCCGCCTGCACCGCCGGCTGGCGTACGTGCCGGGAGACGTCAATCTCTGGCCCAACCTCACCGGCGGGGAAGCCATCGACCTGCTCGGTCAGCTGCGCGGCGGCCTCGACCGACGCCGCCGCGACGAGCTGCTGCACCGCTTCGACCTGGACCCGACGCGCCGCTGCCGCACCTACTCCAAGGGCAACCGGCAGAAGGTCGCCATCGTCGCCGCCTTCTCCTCCCCGGTGGAGCTGTACGTGCTCGACGAGCCGACGTCCGGCCTCGACCCACTGATGGAGGCGGTGTTCCAGGACGAGGTCCGGCGGGTCAAGCACGCCGGAGCCACCGTGCTGCTCTCCAGCCACGTGCTCGCCGAGGTCGAGGCGCTCTGCGACCGGGTCAGCATCATCCGCGAGGGCCGCACCGTCGAATCCGGCACCCTCACCGAGCTGCGCCACCTCACCCGCACGGCGGTGACCGTCGAGACCACCCGCCCGGTCACCGGCCTGGACACGCTGCCCGGCGTGCACGACGTGCACGAGGTCAATGGCCGCACCCACCTGGAGGTCGAACCCGCCCACCTCGACGAGCTGCTCGGCCAGCTCATCCGTTTCGGCGTCCGCGCGCTGACCAGCACGCCACCCACCCTGGAGCAGCTCTTCCTGCGCCACTACGGTGACGACCCCGCCGCCGCGGCACCGGGCACCCCGGCCGCCGCCGCGGCAGGCGCTCCCGCCGCCGACGCCTCGCACGCCGACGCCCCGCAGGGGGGTGCCCGGTGA
- a CDS encoding TetR family transcriptional regulator, protein MTADPADDTRTRILRAALDLFAEHGYQRTSLRQIGERLRLTKTAILYHFPAKENLLAALVEPLLADLEALLDSAQAQPTEQARWAVLEGWVDIMLAHRRPLGMLFHDIALVGRGDTYHRLIVIAMRANDLIAGPDAGRRERVRAVQAIAACSDPIVFFTDVPDEVLRADMLDGVRRLLAPLPADAGTPAGGARTTIPAPAGETPPRATARDAAPGGAAPTTPSGVSGGAAMASRRRRPGRPPALRRDQIEAARRMHAAGTHSVNAIAAELGVSRATVYRHLTAS, encoded by the coding sequence ATGACCGCCGATCCCGCGGACGACACCCGCACCCGGATCCTGCGCGCCGCGCTCGACCTGTTCGCCGAACACGGCTACCAGCGCACCTCGCTGCGCCAGATCGGCGAGCGGCTACGGCTCACCAAGACCGCGATCCTGTATCACTTCCCGGCCAAGGAGAATCTGCTCGCCGCCCTGGTCGAGCCGTTGTTGGCGGACCTGGAGGCACTGCTCGACTCGGCCCAGGCACAGCCCACCGAGCAGGCCAGGTGGGCGGTCCTGGAGGGCTGGGTGGACATCATGCTCGCCCATCGCCGGCCGCTCGGGATGCTCTTCCACGACATCGCGCTGGTCGGCCGTGGCGACACGTACCACCGATTGATAGTGATCGCGATGCGCGCCAACGACCTCATCGCGGGGCCGGACGCCGGGCGTCGGGAGCGGGTCCGCGCGGTGCAGGCCATCGCGGCGTGCAGTGATCCGATCGTGTTCTTCACCGACGTACCCGACGAGGTGCTGCGCGCCGACATGCTCGACGGCGTACGCCGGCTGCTGGCACCGCTGCCCGCGGACGCCGGGACGCCGGCGGGCGGGGCGCGCACGACGATCCCGGCGCCAGCGGGGGAAACACCGCCACGCGCGACCGCGAGGGACGCGGCCCCGGGCGGCGCGGCCCCGACGACGCCGTCGGGCGTGAGCGGCGGTGCGGCGATGGCGAGCCGGCGTCGGCGGCCGGGACGGCCACCTGCGCTGCGCCGGGATCAGATCGAGGCGGCCCGGCGGATGCACGCGGCGGGCACCCATTCGGTGAACGCCATCGCCGCCGAGCTGGGTGTCTCGCGGGCCACCGTCTACCGGCACCTGACCGCGTCATAA
- a CDS encoding ABC transporter ATP-binding protein → MGRDRGHRTLSAEEKTQARQVSLRRIGRLFTPHRPALAAVTAIIVLSSIIAMASPFLLRAVIDRALPQGDVTLLVWLVLGMVAVAAVTSALGVVQTWISTQVGQRVMHRLRTDVFSHLQRQSLGFFTRTRTGEVQSRITNDIGGMQSVVTSTATAVAANLTTVVATTVAMVALSWQLSLVSLVVLPPAIWLTRRVARMRREITAQRQRELADLNVTVEEGLSISGVQLAKTLGTGPALIDRFTASSARLVDLELRSELAGRWRMASMSIIFAAVPAVIYLAAGLPGTAGTLSIGTLVAFTALQGGLFRPLMGLLNVGVSLTASLALFARIFEYLDLPVDVADPTEPVRLDPRRVRGHLRLEDVTFGYPGSDTAALAGITLDVPAGTSLALVGETGSGKSTLAGLVSRLHDPTAGRITVDGVDLRDLRLADLAAIVGVVSQETYLLHTTVRENLRYARPEATDAEIEDAARAAQIHDLIAGLPDGYDTMVGSRGHRFSGGEKQRLAIARTLLRDPRILVLDEATSALDTETERAVQQAFDALAQGRTTITIAHRLSTVRDADQIAVLDHGRVVEAGTHDSLLNRNGRYATLAA, encoded by the coding sequence ATGGGCCGCGATCGCGGCCACCGCACCCTCAGCGCCGAAGAGAAGACGCAGGCCCGCCAGGTGTCGCTGCGCCGCATCGGCCGCCTGTTCACCCCCCACCGGCCCGCGTTGGCCGCCGTCACCGCGATCATCGTGCTCTCCTCGATCATCGCGATGGCCAGCCCGTTCCTGCTCCGCGCGGTGATCGACCGGGCGCTGCCGCAGGGCGACGTGACCCTGCTGGTCTGGCTGGTCCTCGGCATGGTCGCCGTCGCCGCGGTGACCTCCGCGCTCGGTGTCGTGCAGACCTGGATCTCCACCCAGGTGGGCCAGCGGGTCATGCACCGGCTGCGCACCGACGTCTTCAGTCACCTCCAGCGCCAGTCGCTCGGCTTCTTCACGCGCACCCGCACCGGCGAGGTGCAGTCCCGGATCACCAACGACATCGGTGGCATGCAGTCGGTGGTCACGTCCACCGCCACCGCCGTCGCCGCCAACCTCACCACCGTGGTCGCCACCACGGTCGCCATGGTCGCGCTCTCCTGGCAGCTCTCCCTGGTCTCGCTCGTGGTGCTGCCGCCGGCCATCTGGCTGACCCGCCGGGTCGCCCGGATGCGCCGCGAGATCACCGCCCAGCGCCAACGTGAACTCGCCGACCTCAACGTCACCGTCGAGGAAGGGCTCTCGATCAGCGGCGTCCAGTTGGCCAAGACCCTCGGCACCGGGCCCGCGCTGATCGACCGGTTCACCGCCTCCTCGGCCCGACTGGTCGACCTGGAGCTGCGCAGTGAGCTGGCCGGCCGCTGGCGGATGGCCTCGATGAGCATCATCTTCGCCGCCGTACCGGCGGTCATCTACCTCGCCGCCGGGCTGCCCGGCACCGCCGGCACGCTGAGCATCGGCACCCTGGTCGCCTTCACGGCCCTACAGGGCGGCCTGTTCCGGCCACTGATGGGGCTGCTCAACGTGGGTGTCTCGCTCACTGCGTCGCTGGCGCTCTTCGCCCGGATCTTCGAATACCTGGACCTGCCGGTCGACGTGGCCGACCCCACCGAGCCGGTCCGCCTCGACCCCCGCCGCGTACGTGGGCACCTGCGCCTGGAGGACGTCACGTTCGGCTACCCCGGCAGCGACACCGCCGCTCTCGCCGGGATCACCCTGGACGTGCCCGCCGGCACCAGCCTCGCCCTGGTCGGCGAGACCGGCTCCGGCAAGAGCACCCTCGCCGGGCTGGTCAGCCGGCTGCACGACCCGACCGCCGGCCGGATCACCGTCGACGGCGTCGACCTGCGCGACCTGCGCCTGGCCGACCTGGCCGCGATCGTGGGCGTGGTCAGCCAGGAGACGTATCTGCTGCACACCACCGTCCGGGAGAACCTGCGCTACGCCCGGCCGGAGGCCACCGACGCCGAGATCGAGGACGCCGCCCGCGCCGCCCAGATCCACGACCTCATCGCCGGGCTGCCCGACGGGTACGACACCATGGTCGGATCGCGCGGCCACCGGTTCTCCGGTGGGGAGAAGCAGCGCCTCGCCATCGCCCGGACGCTGCTGCGGGACCCGCGCATCCTGGTCCTCGACGAGGCCACCAGCGCGCTGGACACCGAGACCGAACGGGCCGTGCAGCAGGCCTTCGACGCGCTCGCCCAGGGGCGCACCACGATCACCATCGCGCACCGGCTCTCCACGGTCCGCGACGCCGACCAGATCGCGGTGCTCGACCACGGCCGCGTCGTCGAGGCCGGCACCCATGACAGCCTGCTGAACCGCAACGGCCGCTACGCCACCCTGGCGGCCTGA
- a CDS encoding MarR family winged helix-turn-helix transcriptional regulator: protein MTEHTVDSADDESLAETFWAVASHLRRQTRDALAPWDVTPSQSRALGVLARHGEVRPGTLAEHLRIAPRSATEVVDDLQTRGLVERRPDPADRRATLVALTEQGDRVSTAIRAARRAEADRFFGHLDDTDRAELARILRTLRG from the coding sequence GTGACCGAGCACACCGTCGACAGCGCCGACGACGAGAGCCTGGCGGAGACGTTCTGGGCGGTGGCGTCCCACCTGCGCCGGCAGACCCGGGACGCGCTGGCGCCCTGGGATGTCACCCCCAGCCAGTCCCGGGCGCTCGGCGTGCTGGCCCGCCACGGCGAGGTTCGCCCCGGCACCCTCGCCGAGCACCTGCGCATCGCGCCCCGCTCCGCGACCGAGGTCGTCGATGACCTCCAGACCCGTGGGCTGGTCGAGCGCCGCCCCGACCCGGCCGACCGGCGGGCGACCCTGGTCGCGCTCACCGAGCAGGGCGACCGCGTCAGCACCGCCATCCGGGCCGCCCGCCGCGCCGAGGCGGACCGCTTCTTCGGCCACCTCGACGACACCGACCGCGCCGAGCTGGCCCGCATCCTGCGTACCCTCCGAGGCTGA
- a CDS encoding N-acetylglutaminylglutamine amidotransferase, protein MCGISGEARFDGRSPDAAAVTRMTEAMRSRGPDDEGLFTDGWVTLGHRRLTIIDLSDAGGQPMVRDDLGLALVFNGCIYNYPQLREELRRAGYAFGSTSDTEVILVAYAHWGERFVDHLVGMFAIGLVDRARRRLILARDRLGIKPLYLAETPGRLRFASTLPALLRAGDVDTDIDPVALHHYLSWHSIVPAPRTVLRGVRKLPPATLRVIEADGRSREEVYWRPDYVREPADAGMDAADWRAAIGDALRAAVRRRLVADVPVGVLLSGGLDSSLIVALLAEAGQQHLRTFSIGFDSRDGESGDEFHYSDLVARAYDTDHHRIRLADDDLVPAVRQAVLAMTEPMGSHDVVAFHLLSEQVARHVKVAQSGQGADEVFAGYGYHQPLVDAPRHGAAETFAAAFFDRDHDELRRVVGPSYALERDASRDLLTGHLAAPGAQTALDAVLRLDTHLMLPDDPVKRVDSMSMAWGLEVRTPFLDQDLVTLAAHCPPEHKVAQGGKGVLKEVAREVLPAEVIDRPKGYFPVPALRNVDGPVRELVAEALQAPAARERGLFRPEYVARLLAEPDQAEAAAGSNKLWQLGLLELWLQTHDIS, encoded by the coding sequence ATGTGCGGGATCAGCGGGGAGGCGCGATTCGACGGCCGCTCACCCGACGCGGCGGCGGTCACCCGGATGACCGAGGCGATGCGCTCACGCGGCCCGGACGACGAGGGCCTGTTCACTGACGGCTGGGTGACCCTCGGCCACCGCCGGCTGACCATCATCGACCTGTCCGACGCGGGCGGGCAGCCGATGGTCCGCGACGACCTCGGCCTGGCGCTGGTCTTCAACGGCTGCATCTACAACTACCCGCAGCTGCGTGAGGAGCTGCGCCGCGCCGGGTACGCCTTCGGATCCACCAGCGACACCGAGGTGATCCTGGTGGCGTACGCGCACTGGGGTGAACGGTTCGTCGACCACCTGGTCGGCATGTTCGCGATCGGGCTGGTCGACCGGGCCCGGCGGCGGCTGATCCTGGCCCGCGACCGGCTCGGCATCAAACCGCTCTACCTCGCCGAGACCCCGGGGCGGCTGCGGTTCGCCTCCACCCTGCCCGCGCTGTTGCGGGCCGGCGACGTCGACACCGACATCGACCCGGTGGCGCTGCACCACTACCTGTCCTGGCACTCCATCGTGCCCGCGCCGCGCACCGTGCTGCGCGGTGTCCGCAAGCTGCCGCCGGCCACCCTGCGGGTGATCGAGGCGGACGGGCGCAGCCGCGAGGAGGTGTACTGGCGACCCGACTACGTGCGGGAGCCCGCCGACGCGGGGATGGACGCCGCCGACTGGCGGGCCGCGATCGGCGACGCGCTGCGCGCGGCGGTACGCCGACGACTCGTCGCCGACGTACCGGTGGGGGTGCTGCTCTCCGGCGGACTGGACTCCAGCCTCATCGTGGCGCTGCTCGCCGAGGCCGGCCAGCAACATTTGCGCACCTTCAGCATCGGCTTCGACAGCCGCGACGGCGAGTCCGGCGACGAGTTCCACTACTCCGACCTGGTGGCCCGCGCGTACGACACCGACCACCACCGGATCCGCCTGGCCGACGACGACCTGGTGCCCGCCGTACGACAGGCCGTGCTGGCCATGACCGAGCCGATGGGCAGCCACGACGTGGTCGCCTTCCACCTGCTCTCCGAGCAGGTCGCCAGACACGTGAAGGTGGCCCAGTCGGGGCAGGGCGCGGACGAGGTGTTCGCCGGTTACGGCTACCACCAGCCGCTGGTCGACGCGCCCCGGCACGGCGCCGCCGAGACGTTCGCCGCCGCGTTCTTCGACCGGGACCATGACGAGCTGCGCCGCGTCGTCGGCCCGTCGTACGCGTTGGAGCGCGACGCCAGCCGGGACCTGCTCACCGGGCACCTCGCCGCGCCCGGGGCGCAGACCGCGCTGGACGCCGTCCTTCGCCTGGACACCCACCTGATGCTCCCCGACGACCCGGTCAAGCGGGTGGACAGCATGAGCATGGCGTGGGGTCTGGAGGTGCGCACGCCCTTCCTCGACCAGGACCTGGTCACCCTGGCCGCGCACTGCCCGCCGGAGCACAAGGTCGCCCAGGGCGGTAAGGGCGTGCTCAAGGAGGTGGCCCGGGAGGTGCTGCCCGCCGAGGTGATCGACCGGCCCAAGGGCTACTTTCCGGTGCCGGCGCTGCGCAACGTGGACGGCCCGGTACGCGAACTGGTCGCCGAGGCGTTGCAGGCGCCGGCCGCGCGGGAGCGGGGGCTGTTTCGCCCGGAGTACGTGGCCCGTCTGCTCGCCGAGCCGGACCAGGCGGAGGCGGCGGCCGGCAGCAACAAGCTGTGGCAGCTCGGCCTACTGGAGTTGTGGCTCCAGACGCACGACATCAGCTGA